One Halomonas sp. M4R1S46 genomic window carries:
- a CDS encoding glycosyltransferase family 4 protein, with amino-acid sequence MRICLVSETWSPDINGVAHTLGRLSDDLLRRGMTLQLIRPRPAGSPHVAEGITAELQVRGMSVPGYREVRLGLPAARRIRRLWEADRPDVVYLATEGPLGWSALGVAERLGIPVVGGWHTNFDHYCRDYGVGWLSSLVTRRLRHFHNRCGATLVPTRDQARSLTARGFERVRVMARGIDGEHFSPRHRDPTLRAAWGSDAHRPVALYVGRLAPEKNLDLLRDTFTAMLAARPDMTLVAVGDGPGRAALEKALPEVHFTGFIDAASLARHYASADLFIFPSISETWGNVLLEAMASGLATVAFRHAAGAELIDDDVNGVSLAVGDETGFLDAAVTLCQQPARYGRLGRAARERALHYRWPAITDDFLAALTLAREMSDETTRPCRI; translated from the coding sequence ATGCGCATCTGCCTGGTCAGCGAAACCTGGTCACCGGACATCAACGGCGTGGCCCATACCCTGGGACGCCTCAGCGACGACCTGCTGCGGCGCGGCATGACGCTGCAACTGATCCGTCCGCGCCCCGCCGGGAGCCCGCATGTCGCCGAGGGCATCACCGCCGAGCTCCAGGTCCGTGGCATGTCGGTGCCCGGCTACCGGGAGGTGCGCCTGGGCCTGCCCGCGGCACGCCGGATCCGCCGCCTCTGGGAGGCCGACCGCCCCGATGTCGTCTACCTGGCCACCGAGGGGCCGCTGGGCTGGTCGGCGCTGGGCGTGGCCGAACGACTCGGTATCCCCGTGGTCGGCGGCTGGCACACCAACTTCGATCACTACTGCCGCGACTATGGCGTCGGCTGGCTGTCCTCCCTGGTCACCCGACGGCTGAGGCACTTCCACAACCGCTGCGGGGCCACCCTGGTCCCCACCCGGGACCAGGCCCGGTCCCTCACCGCCCGGGGCTTCGAGCGGGTGCGGGTGATGGCCCGGGGCATCGACGGCGAGCACTTCTCCCCCCGCCACCGAGACCCGACCCTGCGCGCGGCCTGGGGCAGCGACGCCCATCGGCCGGTGGCGCTCTACGTGGGGCGGCTGGCACCCGAGAAGAACCTCGACCTGCTGCGCGACACCTTCACGGCAATGCTCGCCGCCCGCCCGGACATGACCCTCGTCGCGGTCGGCGACGGCCCGGGCCGGGCAGCGCTGGAGAAGGCGCTGCCCGAGGTCCACTTCACCGGTTTCATCGACGCCGCGAGCCTGGCCCGCCACTATGCCAGCGCCGACCTCTTCATCTTCCCCTCCATTTCCGAGACCTGGGGCAACGTGCTCCTCGAGGCCATGGCCAGCGGCCTGGCCACGGTGGCCTTCCGCCACGCCGCCGGCGCCGAGCTGATCGACGATGACGTCAACGGCGTCAGCCTGGCCGTCGGCGACGAGACCGGCTTCCTCGATGCCGCCGTCACGCTGTGCCAGCAGCCGGCCCGCTATGGCCGGCTGGGGCGGGCCGCCCGGGAGCGGGCGCTGCACTATCGCTGGCCGGCCATCACCGACGACTTCCTCGCCGCCCTGACCCTTGCCCGGGAGATGTCCGATGAAACCACGCGCCCCTGCCGTATTTGA
- a CDS encoding acyltransferase, with product MSTLRGIVSLLLLTLNTLFWAVPLIALTLLKLVTPGRPLRRRVLFGLNAIARWWVDGNLWWIGHWVRPDLRLDLPDGLTRDDWWLVLSNHRSWTDIFVLFMALHRRIPMPHFFVKRQLIWLPVIGLAFWALEFPMLRRMSREQRERHPHLARRDREATERMCRHARERPIAIYNFVEGTRFTPAKHAARRSPYRHLLPPRAGGIAQVLSLLGDRLGGILDVTISYDNPAPRFWDFLCGREQTIHLQARYLAVPAWMLQGDYHQDPIYKERFHSWLNALWQAKDAALDSP from the coding sequence ATGTCGACCCTCAGGGGGATCGTCAGCCTGCTGCTGCTGACCCTCAACACCCTGTTCTGGGCGGTGCCGCTGATCGCGCTCACCCTGCTCAAGCTGGTCACGCCGGGGCGCCCGCTGCGTCGGCGGGTGCTGTTCGGGCTCAACGCCATCGCCCGCTGGTGGGTCGACGGCAACCTCTGGTGGATAGGCCACTGGGTACGGCCCGACCTGCGCCTGGACCTGCCGGACGGCCTGACCCGGGACGACTGGTGGCTGGTGCTCTCCAACCATCGCAGCTGGACCGACATCTTCGTGCTCTTCATGGCCCTGCACCGACGCATCCCCATGCCGCACTTCTTCGTCAAGCGCCAACTGATCTGGCTGCCCGTGATCGGCCTGGCCTTCTGGGCCCTGGAATTTCCCATGTTGCGGCGCATGAGCCGGGAGCAGCGGGAACGCCATCCGCACCTGGCCCGTCGCGACCGGGAAGCGACCGAGCGCATGTGCCGCCATGCCCGGGAACGGCCCATCGCCATCTACAACTTCGTCGAAGGCACCCGCTTCACGCCGGCCAAGCATGCCGCACGCCGCAGCCCCTATCGTCACCTGCTGCCGCCCCGGGCCGGCGGCATCGCCCAGGTCCTGAGCCTGCTCGGCGACCGCCTCGGCGGCATCCTCGACGTGACGATCAGCTACGACAATCCCGCGCCCCGCTTCTGGGACTTCCTCTGCGGCCGCGAACAAACCATCCACCTGCAGGCCCGGTACCTGGCGGTGCCGGCCTGGATGCTGCAAGGCGACTACCACCAAGACCCGATCTACAAGGAACGCTTCCACTCATGGCTCAACGCCCTGTGGCAGGCCAAGGACGCCGCCCTCGACTCGCCCTGA
- a CDS encoding LysM peptidoglycan-binding domain-containing protein, protein MAQRPVAGQGRRPRLALILLFVLLAGCAGTPTGALRGGEPLAGNWITIQRGDTLGEIARRAEVPLVRLRRFNPGVDPRRLAVGQRLLVPSRRERAPSGGPYRYQVRPGDTYTAIARRFGTAPGRVAAANPNIAATDLEVGQLIQVPLGGARQASRSTATPAPSRPSRTRLPDPGEVPRQASGWPWPLDDYRVARRYGPDGRGTLQPMLLATGEGARARAVADGQVRFAGSMRQLGRVVIVHHPDNLQSVYALCETLLVESGKEVRRGTPLCEIGLHAASGRHELLFDMRHGGKPIDPTTVLR, encoded by the coding sequence ATGGCTCAACGCCCTGTGGCAGGCCAAGGACGCCGCCCTCGACTCGCCCTGATCCTGCTGTTCGTCCTGCTGGCCGGTTGTGCCGGAACGCCCACGGGCGCCCTGCGGGGCGGCGAGCCGCTGGCCGGCAACTGGATCACCATCCAGCGCGGCGACACCCTCGGCGAGATCGCCCGGCGTGCCGAGGTGCCGCTGGTCCGCCTGCGGCGCTTCAACCCCGGCGTCGACCCCCGCCGCCTCGCCGTGGGGCAGCGCCTGCTGGTGCCCAGCCGCCGCGAGCGGGCGCCCTCCGGCGGCCCCTATCGCTATCAGGTGCGCCCCGGCGACACCTACACCGCCATCGCGCGGCGCTTCGGCACGGCCCCCGGCCGCGTGGCGGCGGCCAATCCGAATATCGCGGCCACCGACCTCGAGGTGGGGCAGCTGATCCAGGTGCCGCTGGGCGGCGCCCGCCAGGCCTCCCGGAGCACGGCCACGCCAGCCCCTTCGCGCCCGTCGCGGACCCGCCTGCCGGACCCCGGCGAGGTGCCACGCCAGGCCAGCGGCTGGCCCTGGCCCCTGGACGACTACCGGGTGGCACGGCGCTACGGTCCCGATGGCCGCGGCACCCTCCAGCCGATGCTGCTGGCCACCGGCGAGGGGGCCCGGGCCAGGGCCGTCGCCGATGGCCAGGTGCGTTTCGCCGGCAGCATGCGCCAGCTGGGCCGGGTGGTGATCGTCCATCACCCCGACAACCTGCAGAGCGTCTACGCCCTGTGCGAGACGCTGCTGGTCGAGAGCGGCAAGGAGGTCCGTCGCGGCACGCCGCTCTGCGAGATCGGCCTGCATGCCGCCAGCGGACGCCATGAGCTGCTCTTCGACATGCGACACGGCGGCAAGCCCATCGACCCGACCACGGTACTGCGCTGA